ttttaatattttttgtcccacaacaaactattttaaattgccttatttatgtaatattcacataaacttacttcttcacactatggcttagctaatgctaagctaacggcgggaatacacatttaacacctgacgagaattatcctgccgttttaattctcacacatcatattaagctattttaataaatgttttcccacaacaaactattttaaattgccttatttatgtaatattcacataaacttacttcttcatgcaatggcttagctaacgctaagctaaggataagctaaaggcgggaatacacatttaacacctgacgagaattatcctgccgttttaattctcacacatcatattaagctattttaataaatgttttcccacaacaaactattttaaattgccttatttatgtaatattcacataaacttacttcttcatgcaaTGGCTTAGCTAAcactaagctaacgctaagctaacgctaagatAACGCTAAGCTAAGgataagctaaaggcgggaatacacatttaacacctgacgagaattatcgcgccattttaattctcacacatcatattaagctattttaataaatgttttcccacaacaaactattttaaattgccttatttatgtaatattaacataaacttacttcttcaggctattcaaaatgcacttgatattgcccccagttgcctaggttaattgtgggcgccacaaacttatataacttaacgctagcttagcgaatttagccaaagacggttctttgatttagcttagattggcttatcagcctagctctggttagtgcattgacttaatgaccggacaatgcttctacgttaaagcttcggttacagtaaatattattggcattacggtcgttctcaaaagtaattccaattccattttaactatggccactgtttagctatcgttagctagctagctagttagctaactgcctgggaagagaggcaatgccagcaggttcagatgatttaagaccacagagctaaaacaactaacactacaaatacattaacttatacatatcgtcttaccttatagcttagtggcagctgagtccggtccggagcggagctgagctgagcgagctgaactgaacgagctgagctactgcagcagccaaaaaatgttgagcgtgttttgcctcggcatatcagagtggagtttatgatgacgtgcggtctcaaatcagagtggcgttgactggttgtaatcaacttaacaattttccacataaattgcatttccaaataaaaataaaaacatacgtaaataatataatgaaatataccactttaaataatacttttttcctgattattttatttacacaccattttacttgactaactatctttatctttgacagtgttgtgtaaactaagattttttaaattgatgtttaatttcatgatgtctcttaatataaaactccttattacggcaacttttagattcttttgccccgtttttctgcgctagaaatgcgcaccctctccgcttttagactcttttgcccgggttttctgcgctagaaatgcgcaccctctccgactcgttggctcgtttctgacacctagcggtcaaactttgaatctcacattataaaaacctgcttaacagcgggccaactttaattctatttctaaaatagatCGCGGGCCGTTCCAAAAAAagaaacgggccgtagtttggacacccctgctgtaaaggGTTCAGTAGTGTATTGGCTGCAGTTAGCTAGTAAATTGCTGTAGTAAATTGTACAGTATGCATACTGTACATTAATCACAGTAActataaagttatttttatacaGCACAGTGCATATCACATTTTAAGTAtgctaaaacatttattaatgactaaatacatttaattttgtaaacattttatatttaaaacaaaacaaaacaaaaaaacacaaaaaaaaaaacaaaacaaaaggaaacAGTTTAGTGTGCAAACAACCACATAAGCTTTACCAAATCTCCCAGTGCAGTGTAGTTAGTGCTAGCTATCTAGCTGGAAGTACAGGAGCTTAGAATGGCAGCAGGGAGCCAATGAACAGTTAATTAATACACTCTTCTGTGTATTATTAAATTCATAGAAATAAATTTTAATGCCACTTTTCACACTTGGTATCAGTAATACAGTCATGGCCGTATTTGAACACCCTAAAACTTTCTATTTTTCTTACTAAGACCTAAAAAAGCAAGCTAAAAAGGCTCGCTTACCATTACCAAGCTGAGGTAACCGAAGTAGCAAATATCCATAAATTAAAAGACTGTGCCTTTCTCTGTACATTTCACAATTAGAATCAATCAGACGTTTGTCTGTGGGTAACAGTAGTTCCTACAATGCACAGATATTAATTGTTTGACAGACATGAAACACTGCTTACGTAAAATCAATGCCTAACACACATTTATTGGTTACATGTCCACTTATCGGTCAGACCTATCTGATGCgtaagcaagaaagtaaatataagtAGAAGGTCCTGCGTTCTGGACAGATTTCTGTGCTATTTAACTGAGCAGTAACAATcatatttgttcatagctgtagtaattgtCTGTATAACATACTGGTTTTTATTTGTATAAACATAACACAAACTAAGCACTGTACTTCTCGCACtctaaggcgcatttaaaatcctttaattttcccaaaaccgtcagtgtgccttttaatccggtgcaccttatgtatgaactctaccagtcagttattaaaaagcagtaaagtcactctgctagagtacagcgttatacaggagattcagtttatttctccagcagtattaaaattacctgctaaccgtgcaaagcgctagctctttcactgtagtctgctgctaatccTGACTAGCACTgatagagcagtattagcattagctgctatctaCAGCACTAGAGCTAGTTTGCTgctcagagttgagtatatcagactgtagtctgcgtgttaaaacaagctacgtgggacgaaccagtAGCTAATATCACCCCGATTTACCGGAACactgagggttcctcagtgtagctccgtcatgtggcattagctgctaactgctagagGTTATGCTAATAATTCAGGTTACtgtaagcttactttaaataaacagaagcgctttactcacccaaataaacagttttcagaagagacattttttttttaggaattacagttttgtaactTCGCTTAGATTTACAGGCCTTGACTGCTGAATTTAATAGGAAAACATGACAAcattgataatgcgccttataatccttatagtgcgaaaaatacagtacatctgCTAATTGGGCTGAATCAaggtcagatcacattctcaccattAACAAACTGTCCCAGAGAACTAAAAAGTGCAGTTATGAAATAATTATACAGAGTAATGGTGTCTGTACCCTAAATGATTCTGTGTGTCTCACAATGCAACTGTAAATAATGAGGGGAGAAAATGTTATATAATTGTATACATTTtgtaatacatatttaatattaataataatacattcttattttaaattaattgattGTTTGTGAGTGagtgcaaaaaaaatagaattcctTGTAAGCTTTGTTAACAAACATTAGGAGGAATAGTGTGTGTTCAGTACTGTGTGCAAATACTCAGTGAAGTTTGAAGTGCATGTTTGAAGTAAAACTGGTCTCCTAGAAAAACAGAGGCATGTCAGTTGGATGGCGGACATCCTTGTGGTTTTTCTCAGCTATTAAAGATATCGTTGTTGTTTTTAGCTGGAAGTTAGAGCCATAGCTCACCAAATACAGCCTGTCCCATCAGTCAGAGGTGATGGGTTATTTTTTCACTGGCTTTAGGTGTTCAACCCAGGACATTGCAGTTTTAGTAAAGTAGAGCAGAAGAGTGTGCAGAAAAATAACTTTTCTTGAGTTATAGTAGCCTCAGTGCTCATCAAAGAATAAGGAAAACTTTGCAATTTGTGGTCTGAACTGAGGGCCAGACTCTAATTGTCACTATTcaccattgttattttatttatttacaacgcatgtgaagtcagccactgcctcttttcaaaaaTTCATTTGTTttcagcgactctgttctgatacgtcagctcacagatgccttgtgctgatcgacatcattctttggattgatgaggggaaagagcaccttctacccacccagagagagcaaagccaattatgctctctcagggctccgtgaggtgatggcaagcaacatgaacaggattcaaactggcgatctcctgatcatagtgacagtgccttagttcgctggaccactcggagcttccaccacttttatttttaacaaacacatttttttcagtgtaaatcgACTCAGGGATCAACAGTTAAGGAAACAGCTACAATAGACAAGTAATAATGTTAATAGTAATTAACCTATTAATTGAATGACATTGAATTGTGTTTGATAGTGTTTTTAGGGAGGTTtgaaaataattaacaataaataataaaattactaaaaataaatatattttttcctataCTTTATTTGCAGACAGTAGAAAATTATAATTAAGCAAGTTTTCCATATATGTACAATTTATTGTTTTGTTGACTCTGTCAATcccaataactgtatataattaataattatgtatagagctgcagtgtttttatagaGAATAATTACAAATCTGTGTAAAAACAAATCTTCTGCAATTTGTGGTGGCAATCCACCTTCTTATTTAACAAGTGCAGTTCTCTGTGCTGTTTTTCAAAGAGGTTTTGGGTCTTAAAGGTGTTTTTAATGCTTAAAATTTAAGGCCTTTAAACAAGTTTGCTGTTTATGCATGTGGCTCTGGGGTCAGTTGTAATGCCTAGAAAAGAAGCTAGGGcaaatttagcacagccaattcaCATACTGCCATGTTTTCCGAGGTTGGATACCCTGAAGGAAACCCAGACAAACAAGGTGAGAACTCACCAAACTTCTGACACACAGAGACCAGTGTGAGGATCAAACCCAAAACCCCAGTGCCCTGAAGTTATTTGAAACACACCATGTGTGAGGCCAGCCctgatataaatacagtattaaataaaCAATCTGTATTATTCTAGTGTTGACAGTgacaaatgaaaaacatttatacagtattacagaGACATAGCCAGTCATTCCAGTATGGTCAGAATGCCCATTAAATTAAACAACGTAGAGATAACAGCAGACTTGGCCACACCAACACTGCATACAGTTCTTTCCAAGTTATGTAGTGATTTTACTCCATATTAATCCAGTGGTTGTAAATCAACTCTCAGTCATCTCCTCTATTCgcaaaaaaagattttaatggagttaattttgtgccaaaagatttacacaaaaatataaaatctgcaatTAAATAGCAGATTATATGCATATAGATAcgaaaaaaagaagcagaagcaaATAAAAGATTCCAGACGCAAAAGACTTTAACAGCAAAATCATCataaatccacagaaaatccacataaacacaacaatgacgcaaagactggcaaaatctgcaaaaaatatttaaacaaatgcaAAGAATAACAAAATAaccaattatatttaaaaatatatatttaatatctttCTTCTGTTTTGATTTTGCAACATAGATTTTTTAGAGTAAGCTTTTTCAAATTAAAttcaagtgtttgaacatggtgtgACTGATGAAATAATTATTGGCCCCTCTTTAAATATTTTGCCCCTTGATACCTGAAAAATCCTTGATCTGCCactgggtggagctaaactcctGTAGACTGCACAATGGTGGATGTGTCGGTTTCTGTGATCCTgcaaaacaataaaactaaagcAGGCTAGCTTAATGTACATGAATAGACTTGTCAGACATAAACTTGACTTGTAGAGAACGTGTCAGCTTGCTGTTGTTAAcctttaaaaaagaaacaattgACAACGTTTTATAAAAAGATGaatgtttaaaagaataaaaaattcttaagtatttttttacgttttgagAGAAAAAAGGGCACAATATTCTAACCCACATATGTGAGCCCTTTAAACTGTGggtctaatgtgtgtgtgtgtgtgtgtgtgtgtgtcatggctGACTAGGTTGTATCATTATGAGGCTTCTCTGCCTCACAAGTAAAGTGATACCTCTAGTCACCATAGTGACACAGGTACTGATCACTGGTGTAGGGAAGAGTTACCCTGTGAACGCAGCCGCTGCTGTCTGATGCTCACCTGGATCTTCTTtagtctttctctctgttcttttcTCGCTACAGTGTTTGGGGTGTTAGAGCCCTACTCTCAGCCAGTGGACACGGCGTGGTAAAATATTAATGCAGtaacctcactctctctctctctctctcttgctctccctctctccttctccctttttTCTAATGTCACACACACTTTGGGGGTCCCTGCACCCTCTTCACAACACGAACCACGGAAGTCCCAAGTGGTGAGTACCAGCTTGTGCTCTCTCACTCTCgttctctctgtttatctcctctctctctctctctctctctctctctctctctctctctctctctgtgcttctctcctcttcttcttctctcattctcttgtGTAATACCTCACAAGACTCCAGTGTATATACAGTCTTTAGaggtattatatatatttttgcatgtttgcCATTCTTAAATTTTTCAGATCATCAAGCAAATTTAtttttagtcaaagacaacacaagcaaacaaaaatgcattttttaaattcagttttttataattaagggagaaaaaatccaCCTACATTACCCTCTGTGGAAAAGTgttgtgccactcttggcagcaacaactgcaatcaagcttttacGGTAACTTGCAATGAGTTGCAAGTTACTTTCCTaaaaaagtttctctgattttgctatttataggtatatttaaggtatattttaagtaaaatgaacattgatgttttattctataaattaaggacaacatttctcccaaattccaaatacaattattgtcatttagagcatttattgacagaaaatgagaaatggctcaaattaaaaaagaagcagagctttcagacctcaaataatgcaaagaaaacaacttcatattcataaagtttcaaaagttcagaaatcaatatttggtggaataaccctggtttttaatcacagttttcatgcatcttggcatgttctcctccaccagtcttacacactgcttttggataactttattccactactggtgcaaaaatttaagcagttcagtttggtttgatggcttgtgatcatccatcttcctcttgattatattccagaggttctaaatttggtaaaaatcaactcataatttttaagtggtctcttattttgtttcagagctgtgttTACATACACATACTGTTACCTCCATAGATTATTTACCAATTACACAAACAGTAAAGGCTTGAATGTAAAACTGTAAAgtaggtcagagagagagagggaaggtgagagagagagagagagagagagagagggagggaaagaaacAGAGTGACAGAGTGTATCTTGTTACAAAGTGCCACCAGCAGCTTTGTGATTACATCTCCAAGGAAGAAAGCATGAACTGCCCCTCTGCTGTTGCTCAGTGAAACAGGAGACAAGCAACATTTAGAGGCCGATAAGGACAGAAAAACCGACCCCACTCCCGTccatcaacactcacacactcggcCAGTGTGTGACCACTGCAGCTCTTTGTGCACTGCTTAAAGAGTGTTGGTCCTGTAGACAGAGCAAAGGGGTTTAATCTCCAAATCACTTAATGACCTAAATAAAAGCACTTCAAGCTGGAAAAGCTCAGCCAAGGCCAGTTTGCCAGCTGATCAGCTTTTACTGCAGTGTTGTATTATCTGCTCTGCTTCTGGTCCTCAAAACAGATTTACTGCACCTTTTGTAGCACCCCAGTAAGTTTTGAAATTTGCATAAACATTGACAAAGACAGGGCTCAATTTGAGgagcaaaataataatttcctTACCATAGAAATTCcactttaaatgttttaattagacCTCATCACAATCAGACTGctgtaataaaaacacaacagttgGTATAAAAATGTACACAACCCTGTTAAAATGCCAGGGttagtgatgtaaaaaaaatgagatcAGGATAAATAATTTTagacatttaatgtgacctataaacTGCACATCTATATTGAATAACAAACTGAAATATTTAaggggaaaaagtaaaaaaaaaattaaaaacgaaAATAATGCGGCATCTCCTGAGTACAGCCCTCTTCAGATCACCCCACAGATTTTCAATCAGATTTAGATCTGGGCTCTGGCCGTCTTTTCCAAACCTTTAATCTTCTTCTGGTGATGAAGTTTTTCTTAATTTTCAGCTTTCTAGAATAAATCTGAAGGTTTTGTGCCAACATCGACTGGTATGTGGAACTGTTCATAATTCCTTTCATCTTGAACAAGGTGAAGCCAGTACCAGCTGAATAAAAACAGCCCCACAGCAAGATGCTGccttcaccatgcttcacagtgggtaTGGTGTCCTTTAGGTGCAGTACAGTATTGTTTTTGCATTAACATTCCTTTTGGAATTATGGCCTAAAAGTTTAATTTTGATTTTATCAGATCATAACACAATTTCCTACATGTTTTTGTATGGggagttaaaatgtatttttgctaactttattttttaaatttctgcAAAAAAGTTCTTTAACTCCTTTAATGTTGTTGTAGGCCTCTTAGGAGCCTCCCTGGCCAGTTTTCTTTTCTTGGAAATGTCTCTGTTGTCCTATATTTGTCCATTTGATTATGACTATCTTCACTGTGTTCCATGGTTTACATAATGATTTGGAATTTCATTTGTACCCTTCTCCagaccttttttttatataattttatttctattttttttccattttctccccaatttacacggccaattacccaacctgttcattagaactccccctatcactagcgatgccccaacaccaggagggtggcatcttccgatacatgtaaagccacTGCTGCTGATCCAACTTTGCTGAGTaacatcacagtgcgctcggaggaaagcacagtgactcggttctgatacaacagctcacagacgccttgtgctgatcaacatcaccctttggagtgatgtgaggacaaggcgccatctacccacccagagggagcaaagccaattgtgctgtctAAGGGCTCctgaagctgatggcaagctgcatgaacaggattcgatcaatctcttgatcatagtggcagcacattagaCCATTGGACCACCCAGAGCCCCCCAGTCGAAGGCCTTTTAACAATAAGATTCCTCTGATGCTTTGGGAGCTCTCTGCGGACAATGGCTTTTGCTGTAAGATGCCACTAAGAAAATGTCAGAAAAAGCAACTAGAAAAACTTAACTTATTTGGGGTTAATGAGTTATGGGTCATGTGGAAGAAAAAGTTGAAAGGTTGCCAAATGAAGATCCAGACAAAAAATTTCCAGTAAATATTTTGTTGCAAATTTAGTTCCTAGTAAGACTGTTAAAGGATTTGTAATATGGGGGAATTATTATTATGGATTATACAGTgggtttctcttttctctcttttctctatctATCCAGAGCTGGCGCTGGCTACTCCAGCAGGGGGCCGATTTGGTGGAGATTCAGATGGCCCCCCAGTTTACCGGCAGCTGTGGTTTATAGTGGTAATGGCTGGTGTGTCTCTGGTGCTGCTAGCTGTTTTTCTGGCTGTTGTTCTGCACAAGGCCCTCAACCGGCCTCCATTCACCAGAGAGAGACCCCCGATCGTCCCCCTACACCTACAGCACAGGAGTCCAAGTGCAGTCTACCCCCCCAGCAATTCCTACCTTGTAAGcacaacacactacacacctGAAACAATTAGTCTACTGATTTAATCCCAGAGGTGCAGAACACAAGTATAAAAACACAGACTATAGTTCATCATTTACTGCACAGATGTGCTGCTGACTGACACGAAAATTAAGTCTGGACTGAAACTGTTTTTACAATAACTGTGAAGAGGTCAGGGTAATCTGGTGTAAATTAGGACttaattttaaccctttcagacctaaattagtatgtgtttaacatttttatttaatatttgatattaacatttttatttcacaaactatccctaaacagtaaaatattataaacattatgaagtgttctaaatcacattaaattcgTAAAATCGATCTCTTACTCTACTTCGTTTTAATGCTCTAGTGCTGCGCACTCTAATGTCTGAACTaagaacaacatttcttccaaattccaaattaaatattgtcatttagagcagaaaataagaaatgactaaaataataataatattaataataatattaaatcaatatttggtggaataaccctgttttttaatcacagttttcaggcatcttggcatgttctcctccaccagtcttacacactgcttttggataactttatgccactcctggtgcaaaaattctagcggttcagcttagtttgatggcttgtgatcatctataatcctcgtgattatattccagaggtttttaaatttggtaaaagcgaagaaactcatcatttttaagtggtctcttatttttttccagagctctttcagtctctctttttGCTATCTTCTTGTAGCCATTTTCCTCGAGGAGCCAATGGCTGCAGATTGTTATGTCTAGATAGATAGAGAATTTATAAAGCTCTAGTATTATCATTATCTGGCCTTAAGGCCCGAGACCCTGGTGAAAGTTATATGTGCAAACTTTTGCATGATGAACTACAGCTCCACTTCACTACTTCACTATGCATttttgaataattgatgaaatatgTTATAAACATGTAAATTAGTTATATATGTAAAATGTGTACATCTTATTTCTACCACAGTTTGATACAGTACCCGACACAACCAGCTCTCCCAACAGCGTTATGCTGAAAAGCTTCACTATGCACCTGGAGGTGAGAGGATAACTCACTTAAAAtctttctattttctgtttttttttttttaaagacatgtttatcactattttttactttactcaacATATGTGTTGAGCCAAAGTGAGAATCACCTTTTTGATTAATTAGTGCATAGTTAAAATACTGTGTTTGGCATAAAGCAAAGGCATATTGAGCAGAAAGTGTTTTGTAGAACACCTATGTTTAAACTTTTTGAATTCTGCATGCAAACAGTACATAATAGTtataaaaaaagtacatttaccATTTAGTATTTAGTCTGAAACAATTACTGTCAGtgataccacataaaaataactgaaataagaTATAAACCAATTTACAACACCCTAGTAATTTACTAGAAGCCACCTGACAAGTATCTAAAATTCTATATCAGCCATTCTGGTATTCTGATATCAAAATATCAACCTCAGCAATACTGAATTGCTTTAAAGCTCATGTCCAtgagttttgggatttagggccctctctggtgaaaatggaTAATTGCACCAAgaatgtggaagaatcattttaaactgggcgggtgtgatgcggtctcctttcagagcggatgaatccgattctgGTTTTAGCACAGACTATAACACATTCCTTTTTGGCTTCGGAGCTTGATTTACCCCTTTGTttctgagtgaatgagctactgggCTCTGAGTttcccccttctgaagtctccattgctccaccagcagcttgctttcagtaaaactgagctggatcttttttcagaggctgtacatgtgacgtggccagaagaactaccACGAAAAGTGACCCaagaccccagtttttagaatgaatatattaggcttagcagggatggtcgttccattAATTATGGTTgttcattatttattaaatcaaacaTTCCTTTCTTTGTTTTTCACTCTTTTCCACTTATTCAAACAATCACAAAGGCACATTGCTGGTGctgtaagatatttttttttatttccttcagGAAGTGGTGGACTCTAAGGTCCTTGAGGATGGTGTTTTACCCGAAGGTGAGATGGGGGTCGTTACTGTGTCAACGGTCCACATGTCCACTCATGGCCTTACCCAGAATCCCCTGCGACGGAGTGTGAGCC
This genomic interval from Astyanax mexicanus isolate ESR-SI-001 chromosome 1, AstMex3_surface, whole genome shotgun sequence contains the following:
- the si:ch211-57i17.5 gene encoding usherin, which produces MAGVSLVLLAVFLAVVLHKALNRPPFTRERPPIVPLHLQHRSPSAVYPPSNSYLFDTVPDTTSSPNSVMLKSFTMHLEEVVDSKVLEDGVLPEGEMGVVTVSTVHMSTHGLTQNPLRRSVSQLIDRKGREDDEVWDPHFRAHDSGMFDEEFVDTVKGFSTVRKEHTMFTDTNL